One window of the Anopheles cruzii chromosome 2, idAnoCruzAS_RS32_06, whole genome shotgun sequence genome contains the following:
- the LOC128275160 gene encoding ATP-dependent (S)-NAD(P)H-hydrate dehydratase-like, producing MSSLEKVFTVFGLIEWAKADTETDQTKKIRKRGQFYILLLETVGVEMAILQTVAELIRICRQLQKPLIIDADGLFLITQDIGLVKDYYGAILTPNAIEFCRLFGKDRDLTMASLARLGAGVTVIEKGRNDRIYDSQTSEKYECPQGGSARRCGGQGDLLAGSLATFYYWALESKQEISPAMVACFAASTLTKTCNKYAFKAKGRSMTCTDMIDQIHQVFDDLFEHKKD from the exons ATGTC aAGTTTGGAGAAAGTGTTTACCGTTTTTGGACTGATTGAATGGGCGAAAGCAGACACGGAAACGGATCAGACCAAAAAGATCCGGA AACGCGGACAATTTTACATTCTTCTGTTAGAAACTGTTGGAGTCGAAATGGCAATTCTGCAGACGGTGGCCGAGCTGATACGGATCTGCCGGCAGCTGCAGAAACCGCTCATCATCGATGCGGACGGACTGTTTCTCATCACGCAGGACATCGGACTGGTGAAGGATTACTACGGTGCGATACTGACACCGAATGCCATCGAGTTTTGCCGGTTGTTTGGGAAGGATCGCGACCTGACGATGGCGTCGCTCGCGCGGCTCGGGGCCGGCGTGACGGTGATCGAGAAGGGCCGGAACGATCGGATCTACGATTCGCAGACGAGCGAAAAGTACGAGTGCCCGCAGGGTGGTTCCGCGCGCCGGTGCGGTGGGCAGGGTGATCTGCTGGCCGGTTCCCTGGCCACCTTCTACTACTGGGCGCTGGAGTCGAAGCAGGAGATCAGCCCGGCGATGGTGGCCTGTTTTGCGGCCAGCACACTCACCAAGACGTGCAATAAGTACGCGTTCAAGGCGAAGGGACGCAGCATGACGTGCACCGACATGATCGACCAGATCCATCAGGTGTTCGATGACCTGTTCGAGCACAAGAAGGACTAG